One part of the Dysidea avara chromosome 10, odDysAvar1.4, whole genome shotgun sequence genome encodes these proteins:
- the LOC136268539 gene encoding nuclear factor erythroid 2-related factor 3-like: MEGDISEGFFCSLVDPDKEFELDLQQALLGEYNSPGDFPLSSDDELHLKSAVLHFDEDEGFNEDFNDETDLYNLLVPVDNNMNSRDDPGMVLFDQLNTNNWAASCDQWNSQLGSSCDSYYDSTYLDNSYCDNSVWLDNAVPMKLISSRDHVISPDTTIDTHCSPQSSPMPAQPGYYSAEQVEIHDDDDDVPSSSQNTNLPSSDELVTMPFYKFKRLLDDPSLTAKEKAEAKAIRKKGKNKHAAKHCRQRKMAKLDGLEHEVASLQDQLALLASQKAQLMAETRFWEGKCASLQSGL; this comes from the coding sequence ATGGAAGGAGATATTTCAGagggatttttttgcagcttagTTGACCCAGACAAAGAGTTTGAGTTGGATTTACAACAGGCATTGTTAGGAGAGTACAATTCGCCCGGTGATTTCCCGTTATCGAGTGATGACGAACTGCATCTAAAGAGCGCCGTGCTGCACTTCGATGAAGACGAAGGATTCAACGAAGACTTTAACGATGAAACTGACTTGTATAATTTGCTAGTACCTGTGGATAACAACATGAACTCACGTGATGACCCTGGGATGGTGTTATTCGATCAACTAAACACAAACAATTGGGCTGCGTCATGTGATCAGTGGAACAGTCAACTGGGTAGCAGTTGTGACAGTTACTATGACAGCACTTACCTTGACAACAGTTATTGTGACAACAGCGTCTGGTTGGACAATGCGGTTCCAATGAAGTTAATATCATCaagggatcatgtgatctcaccTGATACCACCATAGATACCCACTGTTCCCCTCAGTCTTCACCAATGCCTGCTCAACCAGgttattattctgctgaacaggttGAGATacatgatgacgatgatgatgtACCAAGTAGTAGTCAGAACACTAACCTACCATCTAGTGATGAACTGGTTACAATGCCATTTTATAAGTTCAAGAGGTTACTAGATGATCCATCACTGACAGCTAAAGAAAAGGCAGAGGCTAAAGCTATCAGGAAGAAAGGAAAGAACAAACATGCTGCTAAACACTGTAGGCAACGCAAGATGGCCAAGCTAGATGGTCTAGAACATGAAGTAGCTAGTCTACAAGATCAGTTGGCATTGCTGGCCAGCCAGAAGGCTCAGTTGATGGCTGAGACAAGATTTTGGGAGGGGAAGTGTGCCAGCCTGCAGTCTGGTTTGTGA
- the LOC136268536 gene encoding transcription factor NF-E2 45 kDa subunit-like produces the protein MGLLTIQLPTSSGKLSYLQSQYPAGHVSKSTQSEIEQLLNTRNIVGSSLGGEQMVFPLLVPAPALPTPPPEDIIQDEAWPEVDTQKDEVVLNDEYLCSEQAEEQPSLELVLGEEPSFPDLDNELLNLLSVNDEYIPNDNWDHMADSHPSSTDDGTSSAGSLNDERLPEWDLDDILPPVSKKPSIAESPPVQLPSTLTTAQLHPTPSYYLPAPPPAVQQPHTLPVSSDIMVKLSVPGQPNLSVTLERDKLLDMPADSFNHLMDRSGLSENDMAYMKEWRRKGKNKMAAQIARKRKREEVDEMAAEVDSLKEELAMLKEEQRSLQVELEHYPRECRRLEHVILTNYRDHHDNSVTPDTHQIVLLSDTVLIAPVVQ, from the exons ATGGGTCTATTAACAATACAGTTGCCAACCAGCTCGGGCAAACTGTCTTACCTACAAAGCCAG TATCCAGCTGGTCATGTGTCTAAGTCTACCCAGTCAGAGATAGAACAGCTACTGAACACGAGAAATATTGTCGGGTCTAGCCTAGGGGGAGAGCAAATGGTTTTCCCGCTACTTGTTCCCGCCCCCGCCTTACCCACCCCACCCCCGGAAGACATCATACAAGATGAGGCGTGGCCAGAAGTAGATACACAGAAAGATGAGGTGGTACTTAATGACGAGTACTTGTGTTCTGAACAAGCAGAGGAGCAACCCTCTCTTGAGTTGGTGTTGGGAGAAGAGCCCTCCTTCCCTGACTTGGATAATGAGTTACTAAACCTGTTGAGCGTGAATGATGAGTACATTCCTAATGATAACTGGGACCACATGGCTGATTCACACCCCTCATCAACAGATGATGGGACATCATCGGCTGGTAGTTTAAATGATGAACGTCTACCAGAATGGGACCTTGATGATATACTGCCTCCAGTTAGCAAAAAACCATCCATTGCTGAATCTCCACCTGTGCAGCTGCCATCAACTCTAACTACTGCCCAACTACATCCTACACCATCGTATTATCTGCCAGCCCCTCCCCCAGCAGTACAGCAGCCACACACCCTCCCTGTTAGTAGTGACATCATGGTGAAACTCAGCGTACCAGGCCAGCCAAACCTGTCAGTAACCCTGGAGAGAGACAAGCTACTTGACATGCCTGCTGATAGCTTCAACCACTTAATGGATCGATCTGGTCTATCTGAAAATGACATGGCTTACATGAAAGAATGGAGGAGGAAAGGCAAGAACAAGATGGCTGCCCAGATAGCCCGTAAAAGGAAGAGAGAAGAGGTAGATGAAATGGCAGCTGAGGTGGACAGCTTAAAAGAGGAACTGGCCATGTTAAAGGAGGAGCAGAGATCACTGCAAGTTGAGTTGGAGCATTATCCTCGTGAGTGTCGCAGATTGGAGCACGTCATATTAACCAATTATCGTGATCACCATGATAACTCTGTTACACCGGACACTCACCAAATTGTGTTGTTGTCAGACACTGTATTGATTGCTCCTGTGGTGCAGTAG
- the LOC136268542 gene encoding coatomer subunit zeta-1-like isoform X2: MELQSVEPSLVSVKAILLLDNDGKRVFSKYYDDTFPSLKEQQKFEETLFNKTHRANAEIVMLEGTTCVYRSNVDLYFYVVGSQIENEQLQFLRALWSSMSKLAQWLKGVQSSSAGAVKALVGLLVPQATSNTDKRVASAILTEKYYFTSWSTM; encoded by the exons ATGGAGCTTCAGTCTGTG GAGCCATCCCTAGTATCAGTGAAGGCTATACTGTTATTagataatgatggtaagagagTGTTTAGTAAG TATTATGATGACACTTTCCCTAGTTTAAAGGAACAACAGAAATTTGAAGAGACATTATTCAACAAGACACATCGAGCCAATG CCGAGATTGTCATGTTGGAGGGGACCACATGTGTGTACCGTAGCAATGTTGATTTATACTTCTACGTGGTTGGGTCACAAATTGAGAATGAG CAACTACAATTTCTAAGGGCCTTATGGAGTAGTATGTCAAAGCTAGCACAGTGGTTGAAAGGTGTTCAGTCATCATCTGCAGGGGCTGTCAAG GCACTTGTAGGTCTGCTGGTACCTCAAGCTACTAGCAATACTGATAAAAGGG TTGCCTCAGCTATCTTGACAGAAAAATACTATTTCACATCTTGGTCCACTATGTAG
- the LOC136268542 gene encoding coatomer subunit zeta-1-like isoform X1 codes for MELQSVEPSLVSVKAILLLDNDGKRVFSKYYDDTFPSLKEQQKFEETLFNKTHRANAEIVMLEGTTCVYRSNVDLYFYVVGSQIENELMLMSVLTALYDTVSQVLRRHVEKRSLFDHLDALMLIIDEIIDGGVVLETDPGVILQRIAIKFDDTSFSEQSVVQALQQAKDSLKWSLLK; via the exons ATGGAGCTTCAGTCTGTG GAGCCATCCCTAGTATCAGTGAAGGCTATACTGTTATTagataatgatggtaagagagTGTTTAGTAAG TATTATGATGACACTTTCCCTAGTTTAAAGGAACAACAGAAATTTGAAGAGACATTATTCAACAAGACACATCGAGCCAATG CCGAGATTGTCATGTTGGAGGGGACCACATGTGTGTACCGTAGCAATGTTGATTTATACTTCTACGTGGTTGGGTCACAAATTGAGAATGAG TTGATGTTGATGAGTGTCCTGACAGCCCTGTATGACACAGTTAGTCAGGTGTTGAGACGTCATGTCGAGAAGAGATCACTGTTTGACCACCTTGATGCCTTGATGTTGATCATTGATGAGATCATAGATGGAgg GGTAGTCTTGGAGACAGATCCAGGAGTGATCCTACAACGTATAGCAATCAAG TTTGATGATACATCATTCTCAGAGCAGTCAGTTGTGCAa GCACTACAACAAGCAAAGGACAGTCTAAAGTGGTCACTACTCAAATAG